Proteins encoded in a region of the Streptomyces sp. NBC_00310 genome:
- a CDS encoding glutamyl-tRNA reductase, translating to MSLLVVGLSHRSAPVSVLERAALSLDAQIKLLQDTVAAEPTAEAAVLATCNRIELYADVDKFHAGVAELSTLLAQHSGVGLDEITPYLYVHYEDRAVHHLFSVACGLDSMVVGEGQILGQIKDALARAQEMHTAGRLLNDLFQQSLRVGKRAHSETGIDRAGQSLVTFGLEQFTAGADVEGWARGKRAVVIGAGSMSSLAAATLARAGVGEIVIANRTYDRAERLAQILAEQGETDVLARAVPMESVPAELTRADVAVSCTGATGLVLSAGMIAAAVEGRVPEGAFATGAETRTDVRPVLPPTSLGSDDDCPLDLPAAQGGGFSVLGDAAVAGMDAATLEQHAAWVDNATVDRRASRRTPEREAPRTPADDAELIAALVATVAVTGRIPELRRPEPVVEVPRPAPVLALLDLAMPRDIDAAAHRLAGVRLVDIESLAEVSADAPMAADVDMVRRIVSDEVAAFGAAQRAAHITPTVVALRAMAADVVANEIARLEGRLPALDDKHRGEITQTVRRVVDKLLHAPTVRVKQLAAEPGGAGYADALRTLFDLDQETVAAVSRAEDSVEHADRDKNVEANAENRGRS from the coding sequence ATGAGTCTTCTGGTCGTCGGACTGAGCCACCGCAGCGCTCCGGTGAGCGTGCTGGAGCGGGCCGCGCTGTCCCTGGACGCGCAGATCAAGTTGCTTCAGGACACGGTCGCCGCCGAGCCGACCGCCGAGGCCGCCGTCCTCGCCACCTGCAACCGCATCGAGCTGTACGCGGACGTGGACAAGTTCCACGCGGGCGTCGCCGAGCTGTCCACGCTGCTCGCCCAGCACAGCGGGGTGGGCCTCGACGAGATCACTCCGTATCTGTACGTGCACTACGAGGACCGGGCCGTCCACCATCTCTTCTCGGTGGCCTGCGGGCTCGACTCCATGGTCGTCGGCGAGGGCCAGATCCTCGGGCAGATCAAGGACGCGCTGGCCCGCGCGCAGGAGATGCACACGGCCGGGCGGCTGCTGAACGACCTGTTCCAGCAGAGCCTCAGGGTCGGCAAGCGGGCGCACTCCGAGACCGGGATCGACCGGGCCGGGCAGTCGCTGGTGACGTTCGGGCTGGAGCAGTTCACCGCCGGCGCGGACGTCGAGGGCTGGGCCCGGGGCAAGCGGGCCGTCGTGATCGGCGCCGGGTCGATGTCCTCGCTGGCCGCCGCGACCCTCGCGCGCGCGGGCGTGGGCGAGATCGTGATCGCCAACCGGACGTACGACCGGGCCGAGCGACTCGCACAGATCCTGGCCGAACAGGGCGAAACGGACGTGCTGGCCCGCGCGGTACCGATGGAATCGGTGCCGGCCGAGCTGACACGTGCCGATGTCGCCGTCTCCTGTACGGGCGCCACGGGCCTGGTCCTGAGCGCCGGGATGATCGCGGCGGCCGTCGAGGGCCGGGTTCCCGAGGGCGCGTTCGCCACCGGGGCGGAGACGCGCACGGACGTACGGCCGGTCCTGCCGCCGACCTCTCTCGGCAGCGACGACGACTGCCCCCTGGACCTGCCCGCCGCGCAGGGCGGCGGCTTCTCCGTGCTCGGGGACGCCGCGGTGGCCGGGATGGACGCGGCCACGCTGGAGCAGCACGCGGCCTGGGTGGACAACGCGACCGTGGACCGGCGCGCGAGCCGTCGTACGCCGGAGCGTGAGGCCCCGCGTACGCCGGCCGACGACGCCGAGCTGATCGCCGCGCTCGTCGCGACCGTGGCCGTCACCGGGCGGATCCCCGAGCTGCGCCGGCCCGAGCCGGTCGTCGAGGTGCCCCGGCCCGCGCCCGTGCTGGCGCTGCTGGACCTGGCGATGCCCCGGGACATCGACGCCGCCGCGCACCGGCTGGCCGGGGTCCGGCTGGTCGACATCGAGTCGCTCGCCGAGGTCTCGGCCGACGCGCCGATGGCCGCCGACGTCGACATGGTGCGGAGGATCGTTTCGGACGAGGTGGCGGCCTTCGGTGCCGCCCAGCGTGCCGCGCACATCACGCCCACCGTCGTGGCGCTGCGCGCCATGGCCGCCGATGTCGTCGCGAACGAGATCGCGCGCCTGGAGGGCCGGCTGCCGGCCCTGGACGACAAGCACCGCGGCGAGATCACCCAGACCGTGCGGCGCGTCGTCGACAAGCTGCTGCACGCGCCGACCGTACGGGTCAAGCAGCTCGCGGCCGAGCCCGGCGGTGCCGGGTACGCGGACGCGCTGCGGACCCTGTTCGACCTGGACCAGGAGACGGTCGCCGCCGTGTCCCGGGCCGAGGACAGCGTCGAGCACGCAGACCGCGACAAGAACGTCGAAGCGAACGCCGAGAACCGAGGGCGATCATGA